The Alphaproteobacteria bacterium DNA segment CGCTCTCCCAGCTGAGCTACGGCCCCGACCTGGTGTGTTTTGCTATGCCGATCGACAGAAGCCGACCAGGGGTGCTTATACGCCCTGACTGTGTGGGATGCAAGTCTTAAGGAGATGCCATCCAGGGCGGCCTATTTTCAGATTACATGCCGCGAAATAGCCGCCAGAAACCTTGGGTTGGCTTCTGAGCCTTCTTGTCATGCAAGAAATAGGCTGCCGCACCCCAGGAATAGGTGAACCAGGGGCTGGCTTGCCAGCGTTTGTGCTTTTTAAGGAAGTCGCGCAAGGCGGCTTGTTCTCCATATTGCGGGTTGGCGCGGTTGCAATAGAAGTCGTCGAATAAGACGACCATGCCGTCTTGAAGAGCCCCTGCCTTTTCAAGCGTATCCAACACATAAGAGGTGGACTCGTACAAGTCGCAATCGAGATGCAGCAAGCATAGCTTCCGGCCCTCTACGGCCACGGGCAGAGTGTCTTGGAACAATCCCTTGATGACGCGCAGGCGCGAGCGATCAAAGAAGCGACACAGGCGATCGGTGATGTGTTCGACGATGCCGCGCGGTGCCGATAATTCGCCTTCGACCCATGTTTTTTGTGTCGCCAGTTTGGGGCTTTGTGTGTCTTGTGTGGCTGTGCTGACGGGGAAGCCGCTGAACGTGTCGAACAGCAGCAAGTCGCCCTTCGCGTTAAAACGGTTCATCTGTTCGGCCAGGATGCGCGCCGTGAACCCGCCATAGGCACCAAACTCCATCACATCTCCCATGATGGATTCGATGTAAAGATATTCGAACGCGCGTAAGAAAGCGGCGGTGTAGTCCCGCCGCGCTTCTTCGATGCATAGGGTGTTGCCGCAATGGGTTAGGGTGGTGTCCAGATTCGGATCGGAAAGATCAAGATCAGGGGTCAGATGCGGCATATTCGTGATCCTTCTTAGGCTTTGGCGTCTTGCCAGAAACTCTTTATGCCATCTGCCACGCGCTCGATTTGCGCGGGTGTCAGATGCGGAGAGAAGGGCAAGGACAAAACGCGCCCTGCTAGGCTTTCTGTGATGGGCAATGCGCCGGTCTTCATGCCTAGATCCGCATAACAAGGTTGCAGATGGACAGGCTTGGGATAGTGGATTTGCGCGGCGATGCCTTTGGCCGTCAAATGGCGCTGCAAGGCTTCGCGGCGATCGGTCTTGATGACATATAAATGATGCACCGACTCGCCATACGACGGCGTTTCCACGAGTTGCAAAGGAAGACCTTCAAGCGCCTGGTCATACATGGCCTTTAATTGCCTCCGCCGCGCGTTCCAATCGCGCAGATGTTTCAGCTTGACGGACAAAACGGCGGCTTGCAGCCCATCTAGCCTGGCGTTGTGTCCCAGCATGACGTGATGGTGCTTTTCCGGTTGGCCGTAGTTGCGCAGCATACGCACGCGGTCCGCAAGGCTTGAGTCTGACGTCAGAATGGCGCCGCCATCGCCAAGGCATCCCAGATTTTTGCCCGGGAAGAAGCTATGACAAGCGATCTGGCCATATGTGCCCACGGGGCGGCCTTGGATGCGGGCGTCCAGCGCTTGCGCCACATCCTCCACCAGGGTCAGATGATGCTTTTGACAAATCTTGATCAATTCATGCACCGGTGCGGGATGGCCAAAAAGATGCACGGCGATCACGGCTTTGGTGCGCGGGGTGATGGCGGCCTCGACGGCGGCAGGGTCGATCTGATGCGTGGCGGCATCCACCTCGACCAGAACAGGCCGCGCCCCGCTTTGCGAGATGGACGAGATGGTGGATATCCATGTATTGGCGACCGAGATGACCTCGTCGCCCGGTCCCCAGTTTAATGCATGAGCGGCCATTTCCAGTGCCGCCGTGCCCGATGAGACCGAGACGGTCTGTAAGGGCGCGCCGCCGTGAAAATCGCTGAAGTCCTTTTCGAACTTATCGACATGCGGCCCTAAGATGAATTGCGAGTCGTCCAGAACCGATTCGATGGCGGCTCGCAGCTCGTCCGCGATCTCACGATGTTGTGCGCCCAGATCCACAAAGGGGATGGGTGCGTCAGTATCTACGCTCGATGCGGCAATGCCGGTCATGTCTTAGCTCCACAAGAGATAACGATTACAGCAAGCGCCCATTGCAGGTGACATCGTCCACCAGTTTGCGGGCATCCAGGATGTGGCGGTACCAATCCACTGTCACGGTGCGCGGGACATAGGACAGGCGGCGTTCCAGCAGGGCTTGGGTGACCTCGCGCAGGCCTTCCATGGGCGTGATGTGGCTTTCAAAGCCCAAGACATCCTTGGCCTTGGTAAAATTGGCCATATAGTTGCGCTTATCGACCGCGCTGGGAATCACGACCAGCTCCACATCGAAATGCAGTTTCTGCTGCACTTCCGAAGCCAGCTCCATGATCTGGATGTTGGAGTGGCCGATGTTAAACACCTGGCCGTTGATCTTAGCCTTATCCGCCTTCATGGCGGTGCAAAAGGCGCGCGCGGCGTCGTTGACGTGTAGAATAGGACGCCATTGTTTGCCCCCGCCCGTCACTTCCAGGCGGCGTTTGGCGACGGCGGTATAGGACATATAGTTGATGATCAAGTCAAAGCGCATCTTGGCCGACATGCCGAACAAGGTGGACATGCGCAAGGCTGTGACGCAGAACTTGTCGCTGGCCAGGGCCAGAGCGCCAAGCTCCGCTTTGCGATTGCATTCGGCGTAAACCGTCAGCGGGTTTAGCGGCGATTCCTCGCTGCAAGGCCCGCCGCTTTCGCTGGCCCCATAGACCGAGCATGAGCTGGACAGCAGATATTGCGACACGCCTGCCGTATGAGCGGTCTCGGCCACATGCACGCGGCCCAGAAAATTGACGTTGATCGTCAGATTGGGATCTAAATTGCCGCTGGGATCGTTGGAGAAGGCGGCGAAGTCGCACACCACATCCACGCCCGCTAAGTCCGAGACTTCCATGTCTCGGATATCCTTTTTGACCAGGGTCAAGCGCTGCGCCACTTCCGGATCCGCCGCGATGTCGTTGAAGACATCGGTGCCAAAGTAGAAGCGGTCATAGGCCGTCACTTCATGGCCTTCGCGCAGCAACATCTTGACCAATTGGCTTCCCAGATAGCCGCCGCCCCCGGTGACCAGAACTTTCTTGCGCATCATGTTGTCGTTCTCCTTTTGGGCATCGGCGTCAAGCTTGGTCTTGATTCAGAACATGTCCGCGTCACACAAGGGCATTCGTCCCAATTGTGACCTGGCTTATTAGTCGATCAATGGCACGCGGACGACGTCCGCCTCGTATTCCTCTTGACTACGACCATTGCCCGAGACGACGAGTTGCAGGCTATCTTCAGTGAAGCGCAAGGCGTGTTCTGTCATCGGCCCCGAGAAGACGGATTGTCCGGCCACGACGTGAACGCATTTGGGAGGATTGGGGTCGCCCACTTTGCGCCAGTAATAGTCGAACGCTCCCTTAATGAGATGGTCTATATGCCAATCCGTCTTGTGGTAGTGATTGGCTCGAATGGTGCCGGGCCGGGACGCGATCAATCCGGCACTTTTCATTGGTAGGTCGCAAATCGGCTGAATCATGCCGCGCGCATCCTCAAACCCCTTGGGCAATTCAACCAATCCGTCTTCGGGATAGTTTGTCGCGCCTCCGAGAGATTTTTTGACTTCGCTGCTCATGATACCCTCTCTTGTTAAGGTTTATGAAGGTATAGAAGGCCGAAATTCTTAATTATTGGTGAAGGATGAGATGCCAATTATTGGCCGTTCTCTTGGGTGTCCGGTATGCTTGGCGACCATGCGCGACTCGTCTAAGCTTCACCGACAAGACGAATATACCGAAGGGCACAAGGCATGACGGATTCAGGCGATAGCGCGCTCAATGTCCCGCTTGTCATGGCGCGCTGGCTCCGCACCTTGGAGGGGTTCGATGCGTCTGTGGAGAATTTGTATCGGGAAGACAGCAGCTATGATGTGCCGTCTATAGAACGGGTTATCGATACTGATCCACTGATAAAGGCTGCGGCGCATATTCGATCCCAAATGATTCAAACGCTGTGTGGATTGTCAGAGGCTGATAGTCGTGCTTGCGCGGCTTTTAAGTTGGAACGGCAAAACGGATACTGGGCTTGGCGACATGCCGCCGATTTGATGCCTCTGGCATCGGACGAAGAAAAATTGTTCGAGCAGATATGTGATCAATTGACTCGGCCCTGGGACCAGCCTGGCATGCTTCGGGCATGCAATCTTTTGCGTCTGTATCCATGGAGGCATGTATGGCGCGCGCCTATTCAGATGTATGGCCTGGCTTCGCCCCTGTTGGTGCAGAATTATATCGAGACGATGCTGCATGAACCGTCCTGGTTGATGCAGAGGGAGGATGCGGGGCTGTTGGCGCAGCATCGGGTAGGTCTATTTTCAACTTCTGAAAAATGGTTGCTCGACAATTCCATTCCAACGCCAGCGCGCAAGGCGGCGGCGTTGATGCTGCTGGATTGGGGGCGCACGGCGGCATGTCTGGCGGCGGATATCGATTTATCGGGAAGCTTGTCAGCTCGGCATCGCATGATTGACGCGGCGGCGGGTCTGTTCACAGACAGCGACGGAGCATCGGCCCAGGAAGGGCATCATGCCGCGCCCCCGCCGGCTAAGACAAAGCGGCGCGTGGGCATCATGTGCGAGAGCGTGCATCCCACCCCTCGGGCGTGGAGCGTGCTGGCCATCGCCATGGCCCTACCCGCAGACATGTTCGAAATCGTGATTTTGACTCCTGACTACGACATCTCCTTCACGGCGAATGCCGATTTCTCACGGCCTTTGTTCAATCGCATCGACCGAATCCATAAATTGATCGGCACGCCCGCGCAGGTGCGCGTGGCGTTGCGGGAAGAGGACTTGGATGTTCTGATCTTGGCCATCACGCCTTTCCAAGGCGGCAAATTCGATTATGTGCTGCGTGAGCGTTTTGCCCCGCGTCAGTATCTGATGGACCGCTTTTGGCCCGCCCATGTGGATCGTTTGGTCGTGGATGCCGTGATCTCGGAAAATGTGGATGCAACCGCATGGACCAATGCTCCCGTTGTGGCGATCGGGCCTGCGGCGCAATTCTCGCCCATGGCATGCAGTGTGTTGGCGCGTCATGAATCCCTTAGCCGTGCGAGTTTGGGACTGACCCAGGATCAGCCCGTGCTGTTCGCTCTGCCCCCTGGCATTACCATGACGGCGGATATTCCACAGATGTGGGTCGAGGCTTTGGTAGCGGTTCCGGGGTCTGTGCTGCTGATTAGCCCTTATCCCCATGCGCAGGATATAACTTTGCGTCACGCATTGACGCAAGCCTGTCAGTCGCGCGGGATCAATGCGGATCGGCTGCGCTTCTTGTCGGATCTGAACGCCGGGGACTTAAGACAATTATTCGCCATGGCGGATGTGTGCTTGGCATCGGATATGGGGTTTGCTCCCCTGTCGCTCAACGATGTCCTTGGGGCTGGCGGCGTTCCTGTCTTGGTGGCGTCTGCGGGAGCGCGAGGCGACCGCGCCCGATCATGGATGCGTGGCCATGGCCTTGAAGATCTTTGCATCAGCCAGGACGAGCATGCTGGGGCGCATATGGCGCGGTTGCTGGAAGATTCGAAGGAACTTCAGTCCTGGCGTTGCCGCATCGCCAAGCTGGCGCAGCAAGATGATGGGGAGCGTCTGGCCGGGGCCGTCAAGGCGGCAAGCGCTGTTCTACCTGATGCCCTAGTCAGGCCATAAGCCTCCATACATGTTGAAGGGTCTAAGATTCAGCACAGGCGCGAATGGCGGGTGATGGATGCTCGCCGTCGCGAGCATGACTCGTTGAGAGGTTGGAATCACAAAAGCTTTTGAGTTCTTGTGGGGATCCAGTTCTTTCCCTGTCTCACGGGAGTCACCCTCGTGAAAACGAGGGTCCATCACCTGTCCTTGCCGATGGAGCTCATGGTCCAGACTTATCATTCCCATACAAGCTGATATGGAAATTAGTCGAACTGAGTATAAACCTCGCTTGATGCGGCTGGGTTAGGAACTGCGCTATCAGTCGCGGCAAGGATGCGGTCTTCGATCAAGCGATCAAAGACCGTCTGCATGTTCGCGCTGTTACGCATGCCGTCGAAGAAGGGGAAGTCAAGTTTATCCTGGCGCGCCTTCAATGTGTCGCGGATGGATTGCCGCCATGCCGGGTCGTTGCCCAGCCGCGCGGCGATATCAACGTATTCTTGCGTGCTTTGGGCGACCACCTCGCCCAGGCCGATATTGGCCGTTAGGTTGGCGTCCGTCGTGCCGCGCAGCCAAGGGCTTTGCCGAACCACAAGCGGCGTGGCGTGCAAAAGAGACAACATGACCGAGGTCGATCCGCCATGAGGGAAGCTGCCCAGAAAAACATCGCCCAGCAGCATGATGCGGTTGCCCATGGTCGGCGTTAGAACGCCGGTCAGTCGCACACGGGCGGGATCGATCTGCGGGAAGCGTTTGAACATGGCTCGCAGCCGCGCGGCCAGCGTCAGCGACCAGAATGTGGCGTCCCAGCTGGGATTGTAAGGGGACAAAAGCAATATGCTGCCCGGTACGCGCTCCAGGATTCGCATCCAGCTGTCCAACAGCGTGGGCACAAGCTTTTGCGCGGCGTGGCCGTTGTAAAAGACCACGGCATCCTCCGGCAGTCCCAGCGTCGCTCGGGTCAACGCCTCGTCCGGTTCGGTCGGTGGGCGCGGATCGTACCAGACCATGGGAGATGGAGTCGTCACCACGTCTTCGGGACATTCGGCGCGGTATTTACGAAGGCACCATTCCGGGGCATCGCCCGTGATGCAGGCGTCGAAACTGGGATGCCCCATGCTCATCGGGATCATGCTGTTCAGCCATAGCTGCAGCCGGGCCAGACGATGGCTCAGCAGCATGTCTAGGCCCGAATAGGCGGTCGCAACGACGAATATATCCAGATCGTCGGCCAAGATAGTACGAACCTTGTCACGGACGGTGCCACTCAATGAGACGGTCTTGTGCGCGGTGCGATAGATCAAGCGATAGAAATTCAGACGATGCTCGCTGTTCGGATCATGGCGATCCAGCGAGTAGAAATAGAGTTGATAACGCTTGGAATCAAAATTGACGAAATGGGAAAAGGTGGCGCGCGTATCCGTATAGTCCACCAGGTTGCGCGTCAGGATGCCCAGACGGATCGGTGCGTCAGGCCAGCGCGGACGTGGCGGCGAGACGGGCAGAGGCTCCGCTAAATAAGGTATGGAGGCCACCAGGCTTTTGAACAGACATCCCCGCTCTCGTACCAGGTCATCGGCAGGTTGGTCCGAGTGTTGCGCCGGAGAGGTGTCCAAGCGATCTGCGATGGCTTTACGAAGTAGGCTTTTACGCAACGCGGTCCAACGCGGATGATGGGTCGCGCTCTCCTTAGCTTGGTTTTCTAGCCAAGCTATCAGGCGGCGGATCGTGCCCAGCCATAATTTTTCATCGTCCGGATCGATGAAATAGGACGGCCGTGTCAGGATCATCAAGGCTTGGCCGTAGCGGGAATCGTTCAGATCCTCGACTCCCTTCAGGACCGGAATCTTGTGGGGCTGGTCGTATAAGGAGACAATGAGAAGGGCGCGGAAGACCTCGGGATTGGTGACAGGATGCGCCAACATGCCGCGCATCACGTCCAGAATCTCTCTCTCGGTCTTTTCCAACGGCTGGTCGATAATCGCGCCCATCAGGGAATTGCCGAATTCAATGAGCCGCAGGCCAGTGTCTTCGCGCAGCGTATCGGCGGGCACGGATACGATGGCCGAGAGTATCTGTAAACGCAGTTTCGCCAGTTCGGACGCCACCGCATCCATCCCTACGGGGGCGGTTAGGCTGGGGTGGCGCATCTGGTTGAAAACGCCATTCGTCACCTGGCGCATGCGCGAAGTGGCGGCCATCAGTACGGAAGCAACGTCAACACTCATGCGCCAAATGTGGCAGTATCAGACTCTGCGTGCAAGCGCGTTGCTTGACCCAAGCCCAGCCAAGCCATTCATGATCATGGGAAAACGAGGCATAGATATGTCTATGGCGAATCGGTCGGGTTAGTGCGACTGATCCTCTTCCTCGATGTCTTCTTCTTCGGCGTCGAGCACATCTTCCACATCCACATCGTCGCCTAGCTCGTCGGTGTCTTCGATCACGACGTCTTCCACATTGCCCTCGTCGCCTTCCAGGCCGGGGATGATGGGGGCCTCGTCATCGGCAAAAGGCGTCACGGCCTTTTTGGGCGCACGCACCTTTTCTTCGGCAGGAACGGCTGCGCTGCGGCGTCTGGACTTGCTCTGCGCCTCGGGGTCGAAAACCGCGCCGCATTCCGGGCAAGACGGCTTGGCCTTCTTGAGGTCGTAAAAACGGGTCCCGCAGCTTAGGCAGATTCGCTTGGTGCCCCATTCCGGCTTGGCCATGTCATACCCCCAAAAAGTCCATCAATACGCCAGCGCCCACAAAACACCAGCATCGGCGTGCCGTTTGCCATGATCTGACGCAGATGTCAAAAAAAAGTTTCAGGACGGCCAAATATTTGGCGTGGCTGCACTTTTAAGGATGGGGTGTCGAGGCGGGCGATTCGGCCTGTGCCGTCGCCTGTTGACCGCATTTTGGCTTGCTGAAGGCTGCCGTACGCACCACAGCGCCCACCTCATGCTGCAAATCTGCCTCACTCCATCCCAAACTGGCAATCAGGCGCGGTCCGTTCGAGGTGCAATAGGCGGCAGGAGAAGCCACGGTGGCGATACGCTGGGAAATATCGTTCGCCAGGGTCGTGCGCAGGCGATCCAGATCCGCCGTACCGCCGCCTTGGCTGCGATAGTGGCTCAGCATCACTTGTTCCCATTTCTTGATGTTCTTCAGGTTCTTGCGGGTGAAACTGGTATAGTTCTTGATAAGGTCTTCGCCCTTTGCTCCGCGTAGACAGGTGATGGCGGTGACCATCAATTCGCTATGCAGACGCAAAGCGCTTTCGGCTTCGGCTTCAGACGGTTCATAGCATCCAGCCGCTTGGGCGGGAGAGGCATTCGCCAAGGAACACGCTAAAAAAGCGGCGGCGCATAACGTTCCATAACGGAAGAAGATCGTCATTTTGGTCACCTCGGTCAGGTTGAGCTTCTTGTGAGGTTATTGCGGTTTGTAGCCGAGTTTGCAAGTCTTGTGCCCAAGCTACCATGGATGCAGGAAAATGTCCGAATCTCCCCAAGGTCAGGAAACAGCAAAAACATGGCCGGGACCTGTTATTCTCCCTTATCGGGGATTTGGCCTCGGTTGGCTCCGGATGCGTTTGTCGCGCCGGGCGCGGTGGTGGTGGGGGATGTGGAGATCGGCTCGCAAAGCAGCATATGGTTTGGCTGCGTCCTGCGCGGGGACGTGCATTCCATCCGTATCGGGGCGCGCACCAATATCCAAGATGGAACCGTGATCCATGTGACCACAGGCGGGCAGGGGACGCAGATCGGCGATGACGTCACCATCGGCCACGCCGTTTTGCTGCATGACTGCGTCATCGAATCGGGGGCCTTTATCGGTATGCGGGCGATTGTGTTGGATGGCGCTCGTGTCGCATCGGGCGGCATGCTGGGGGCGGGGGCCTTGTTGCCGCAGGGGCGACATGTGCCCGGGGGCGAATTGTGGCTGGGTGCGCCGGCGCGGTTCGCCCGATCCTTGCGCTCGGATGAAAATGCCATGATCCATGACCGTGCCGCGCATTATGCGGCGTTGGGCCAAGAATATCTATCCATGCAAAAGGGGAATGCGGCATGAGCCAATCCGACGACGCGCCTTCGCGCCGTGAATTTTTGGGCCTTGCCGCCTGTGCCATGGCCGGGGTAGGGGTCTTGGCGGCGGCGGCGCCTTTTGTCATGGCTTCGGGACC contains these protein-coding regions:
- a CDS encoding DegT/DnrJ/EryC1/StrS family aminotransferase, producing MTGIAASSVDTDAPIPFVDLGAQHREIADELRAAIESVLDDSQFILGPHVDKFEKDFSDFHGGAPLQTVSVSSGTAALEMAAHALNWGPGDEVISVANTWISTISSISQSGARPVLVEVDAATHQIDPAAVEAAITPRTKAVIAVHLFGHPAPVHELIKICQKHHLTLVEDVAQALDARIQGRPVGTYGQIACHSFFPGKNLGCLGDGGAILTSDSSLADRVRMLRNYGQPEKHHHVMLGHNARLDGLQAAVLSVKLKHLRDWNARRRQLKAMYDQALEGLPLQLVETPSYGESVHHLYVIKTDRREALQRHLTAKGIAAQIHYPKPVHLQPCYADLGMKTGALPITESLAGRVLSLPFSPHLTPAQIERVADGIKSFWQDAKA
- a CDS encoding NAD-dependent epimerase/dehydratase, whose translation is MMRKKVLVTGGGGYLGSQLVKMLLREGHEVTAYDRFYFGTDVFNDIAADPEVAQRLTLVKKDIRDMEVSDLAGVDVVCDFAAFSNDPSGNLDPNLTINVNFLGRVHVAETAHTAGVSQYLLSSSCSVYGASESGGPCSEESPLNPLTVYAECNRKAELGALALASDKFCVTALRMSTLFGMSAKMRFDLIINYMSYTAVAKRRLEVTGGGKQWRPILHVNDAARAFCTAMKADKAKINGQVFNIGHSNIQIMELASEVQQKLHFDVELVVIPSAVDKRNYMANFTKAKDVLGFESHITPMEGLREVTQALLERRLSYVPRTVTVDWYRHILDARKLVDDVTCNGRLL
- a CDS encoding TIGR02300 family protein — its product is MAKPEWGTKRICLSCGTRFYDLKKAKPSCPECGAVFDPEAQSKSRRRSAAVPAEEKVRAPKKAVTPFADDEAPIIPGLEGDEGNVEDVVIEDTDELGDDVDVEDVLDAEEEDIEEEDQSH
- a CDS encoding gamma carbonic anhydrase family protein, giving the protein MAGTCYSPLSGIWPRLAPDAFVAPGAVVVGDVEIGSQSSIWFGCVLRGDVHSIRIGARTNIQDGTVIHVTTGGQGTQIGDDVTIGHAVLLHDCVIESGAFIGMRAIVLDGARVASGGMLGAGALLPQGRHVPGGELWLGAPARFARSLRSDENAMIHDRAAHYAALGQEYLSMQKGNAA